Within the Dolichospermum compactum NIES-806 genome, the region CAAACTGTTTTAGAAGATTCTGAACGTTTACACTATGAACCTGGTGAGCTTAAAGAATTTGAGCATATTGAGTGTGAATGGCCATTATTTTTCACTTATTTAGTTCTGGATGGATTATTTCGCAGTGAACAAGCACAAGTTGAAAAATATCGGCAACTTTTACAATCATTGTTGGTACAACAGAATGGGTTACAGCTATTACCAGAAGTTTATTATGTTCCAGAAGAAAATATAGAAGCTGAGAAATTAAATCCTCAGTCTCAGTTAAGATTACCAAATGAAAATATTCCTTTGGTTTGGGCGCAAAGCTTATATTATTTGGGTGAAATGTTAAGTGAAGGCTTAATCTCATTGGGAGATATTGATCCTTTAGGAAGACATTTAAACGTCGGAAAACAGCGCAGTGCTTTAGTTCAAATTGCTTTAATAGCAGAAGACGAAGCTCTACAAACGCAATTAGAAGTATATGGAATTGAAACCCAAACTCCTACCCAAGTTGCACCAATTCAAATTCGGAAATCTGAAGAACTTTCCCAAATTTATACGCAAATTGGTAGAAATGATCAATTGGGTTTAACGGGTCGTCCTTTGCGAAGACTGAGAAGTTTAACGATATCAAGATTCTTTCGGATTCGAGAGCAAACAGTTATCTTTTTACCATCATTTTTAGATTCTCAACAGTTTTATTTAACTCTTGATTATCATTTTTTGGTAGATCAAATTAGAGGTGAATTGGCTTATATTCAAAAATATTGGAGTGACTTAGGTCGTCCGACTTTGAGTTTAATGATTACTCGAACTATGCTAGAAACTGGTTCTGAGGCATTATTAGAATTAATGCAAGAACTCAAAGATGGTATTTGTAATGGAGTCCAGGTAAAATTAGGAAAACTGAATCAATTAATGCTGACAGCCGCATTGCAAAGAATTGATTTTTTGTCAAATGCACAATTCTCTCAATCAGCAGTTGCAAATAGAGGTATCCGTTGTTATTACCTGACTTCTCATTTAGAAAAAAGTTGGTCTTTGGGACATACTCAAGAATTCCAAATGGAATGCGAAACTAACTCAGATTCATTATTAGAATATTTGCGATCATCAGAAAATATTTATGAGCAAATTGAATTACTGCAAACTTTAACTCGGTTACAGGGTTTAGAATTTGATACGGGCTATGCAGGTCCTACTCATGCTGTCACTGTAGCGGATTTGCTCGATGAAGTTTATACTAAAGCCGGGGATTTAGGGCTGTGGGCGGTGGTGCGACGGGCTGCGGGTTTACGCCAAATGCTGGATATTGGCTTATCAGACGCGATAACGAGTATTTTGGTTCAAGGTAAGCAAATTGCAGTTGGAAGGGCTTATAGTCAAGCTTCTCTGATAGTTGTTCCTATATCTGGAAGTGAGATTACTGAGAAAATTAATAACTTTTGTCGTGAGGATATCCGTGATAGAGTTTTAACCCAAGAAATTCTCATTTATCTTGGTGTGTTAATCAAGTCAGAACCAGAATTATTTCGCGGATTTATTACATTAAGAGTTGGTTATTTGATTCTTTTAATTACTAGCGACATAGCTAGAGAATTCATCCTTACCCAAGATGAAGCTTATGAAAAATTAATGCAGCTTTCACCTTTTGAAGTAAAAATTCGTTTGCGCCAAGTGTTAACTGGATATAGTGGGGTGAGTAGTTTATTACGTCAACAGGAATCATTGCACGTTAAACAAAAAGAAAGTGATATTGCTTGGGTTGTGTTACCTACAATTAGTGAAGAAACGGAAGTTCCTCCTGATGGTTGGCGCAGATTTCGTCAAGCAGAAGGGGCATTAAATCGTGTACCTAAAGACTTTTTTAAACAAGTTTGGCTATTAATGCAGCATTGCAAAGGTTTAGTTATTGGCGATAAATTGGAACGCCGAAATCGGTTAGAAAGTGAAATTATGCTTTCCGAAATGACAG harbors:
- a CDS encoding glycoside hydrolase family 15 protein, whose product is MNKSTTPPTRLDFYYQQIKTIILARQNPITGLLPASTAITAHGDYTDAWVRDNVYSILAVWGLALAYRKSDHDHGRTYELEHSVVKLMRGLLFSMMRQAHKVETFKHTQSLLDGLHAKYNTATGDIVVGDDEWGHLQLDATSIFLLMLAQMTVSGLSIIFTLDEVNFVQNLVYYIGRAYRTPDFGIWERGNKINHGSAELNASSLGMAKAALESINGLNLFGVHGSQASVIHVLPDEIARARITLESLLPRESGSKEIDAALLSIISYPAFAVKDEALRERTFNEIINKLEGKYGCKRFLRDGHQTVLEDSERLHYEPGELKEFEHIECEWPLFFTYLVLDGLFRSEQAQVEKYRQLLQSLLVQQNGLQLLPEVYYVPEENIEAEKLNPQSQLRLPNENIPLVWAQSLYYLGEMLSEGLISLGDIDPLGRHLNVGKQRSALVQIALIAEDEALQTQLEVYGIETQTPTQVAPIQIRKSEELSQIYTQIGRNDQLGLTGRPLRRLRSLTISRFFRIREQTVIFLPSFLDSQQFYLTLDYHFLVDQIRGELAYIQKYWSDLGRPTLSLMITRTMLETGSEALLELMQELKDGICNGVQVKLGKLNQLMLTAALQRIDFLSNAQFSQSAVANRGIRCYYLTSHLEKSWSLGHTQEFQMECETNSDSLLEYLRSSENIYEQIELLQTLTRLQGLEFDTGYAGPTHAVTVADLLDEVYTKAGDLGLWAVVRRAAGLRQMLDIGLSDAITSILVQGKQIAVGRAYSQASLIVVPISGSEITEKINNFCREDIRDRVLTQEILIYLGVLIKSEPELFRGFITLRVGYLILLITSDIAREFILTQDEAYEKLMQLSPFEVKIRLRQVLTGYSGVSSLLRQQESLHVKQKESDIAWVVLPTISEETEVPPDGWRRFRQAEGALNRVPKDFFKQVWLLMQHCKGLVIGDKLERRNRLESEIMLSEMTAGERNFALLVEHLLNKIEAPEYRQVNVEALMELATIVANNPSLQIEEYIVLDVLIGHAVRLAWLEIHPHRSNYYDEDKASAWPSFYNSSPQDCANYILKAFRFLTEFVEDV